In Candidatus Promineifilum breve, one genomic interval encodes:
- a CDS encoding coiled-coil domain-containing protein codes for MESLLTALFVILILLVVLVIFLPAYLERLARRNLAQLNEQAAELHTLERDRRRVERRLSTYAGTRSAAYRQGVAAVDEQIAALSARLDSLSTSLAQVRCPEIFAYLFPVQHFVWRTDHIGVVLADARRLRKTRAALDEANDILGQARARLDGLAALPERLAGEQADLAQRLAGIATGVNRERSQGIDALDDLTRDSATARRLLSQWEQANSPDAALATLDEGALALEQAAVKLAELQARLADLAQEREAFDERLRRATTELDNAQAIQKSGPQAAHALPQTRPLLLRAAALLNESAPAHRRRREFAAGGADVAAATRLITLARDLTMADQQARLLDERDDGVSLSEAIGGLRRELAELLDRLGNDTVDGASALADAGLAGRAARLRTRAENLSRRQDEIIATLEQEAAATRERLDRVWDAGQHLLRLADDDPFARRYARLLNEYEAARRQPAALEQFQKNVADFERTWEQWVTRVQATRALIGRLRARLPLLIDEAKAAADPWLCLADYVIAIQQRAADFETLQAHFGAAHHRREAESLIGQLEAIEQDIQSRFAELNERAGRLNYLAADVNQLIALAAENRSDAEPDQADLTKWERAMRVIDHHVRAAHAAQHYEDASVALMRATGAANDLAL; via the coding sequence GTGGAATCACTATTAACCGCCCTTTTTGTCATCCTGATTCTCCTGGTGGTGCTGGTAATCTTCCTGCCGGCCTACCTGGAGCGTCTGGCGCGCCGCAACCTGGCTCAACTCAATGAGCAGGCGGCCGAACTCCATACGCTGGAGCGCGACCGGCGGCGGGTGGAACGCCGCCTGTCAACCTACGCCGGTACGCGCTCGGCCGCCTACCGGCAGGGTGTGGCCGCCGTCGACGAGCAGATTGCGGCCCTCTCCGCCCGTCTCGACTCCCTGAGTACGTCATTGGCTCAAGTCCGCTGCCCGGAAATTTTCGCTTACCTGTTCCCGGTGCAACATTTCGTGTGGCGAACGGATCACATCGGCGTCGTTCTGGCCGATGCCCGCCGCCTGAGAAAAACGCGCGCGGCTCTGGACGAGGCCAACGATATCCTGGGGCAGGCGCGGGCGCGGCTTGATGGGCTGGCCGCCCTGCCGGAGCGTCTGGCCGGCGAACAGGCCGATCTGGCGCAGCGTCTGGCGGGCATCGCAACGGGCGTGAATCGCGAGCGTAGCCAGGGCATCGACGCGCTGGATGACCTGACGCGCGATTCGGCCACGGCGCGGCGCTTGTTGTCCCAATGGGAGCAAGCCAATTCGCCCGATGCGGCGCTGGCGACGCTGGATGAGGGCGCGCTGGCGCTGGAGCAGGCGGCGGTCAAACTGGCCGAGCTACAGGCGCGGCTGGCCGACCTGGCCCAGGAGCGCGAGGCTTTTGATGAGCGGTTGCGGCGGGCCACGACCGAACTGGACAACGCTCAGGCGATCCAAAAGAGCGGCCCGCAAGCGGCCCACGCGTTGCCCCAGACCCGTCCCCTCTTGTTGCGGGCCGCGGCTTTGCTGAACGAGAGCGCCCCGGCCCACCGCCGCCGCCGCGAATTTGCCGCCGGCGGGGCCGACGTGGCCGCGGCCACGCGCCTCATCACCCTGGCCCGCGACCTGACCATGGCCGACCAACAGGCCCGCCTGCTCGATGAGCGCGATGACGGCGTCAGCCTGAGTGAGGCCATCGGTGGGCTGCGGCGCGAATTGGCCGAGCTTCTCGACCGGCTGGGCAACGATACGGTCGATGGGGCCAGCGCGTTGGCTGATGCCGGGTTGGCCGGCCGCGCCGCCCGGCTGCGCACGCGGGCCGAAAACCTGTCCCGTCGCCAGGACGAGATCATCGCCACGCTGGAGCAGGAGGCCGCCGCCACCCGCGAGCGATTGGACCGGGTGTGGGACGCCGGGCAGCACTTGTTGCGCCTGGCCGACGATGATCCGTTCGCCCGCCGTTATGCCCGCCTTCTGAACGAATATGAGGCCGCCCGACGTCAACCGGCGGCGCTGGAGCAGTTTCAGAAAAACGTGGCCGATTTTGAGCGCACCTGGGAGCAGTGGGTGACGCGCGTCCAGGCGACACGGGCGCTCATCGGCCGGCTGCGCGCCCGCCTGCCGTTGCTCATCGACGAGGCCAAGGCGGCGGCCGATCCCTGGCTGTGTCTGGCCGATTACGTGATCGCCATCCAGCAGCGGGCGGCCGACTTCGAGACGCTCCAGGCCCACTTCGGCGCAGCCCATCACCGCCGCGAAGCCGAGTCGCTCATCGGCCAACTAGAGGCCATCGAGCAGGATATTCAAAGCCGCTTTGCCGAACTGAACGAGCGCGCGGGGCGGCTCAATTATCTGGCGGCTGACGTCAATCAATTGATCGCCCTGGCGGCCGAGAACCGCAGCGACGCGGAACCGGATCAAGCCGACCTGACAAAGTGGGAGCGCGCCATGCGGGTCATCGACCACCACGTGCGCGCGGCCCACGCCGCCCAGCACTACGAAGATGCGTCGGTGGCCCTGATGCGCGCGACCGGCGCGGCCAACGACCTGGCCCTCTAG
- a CDS encoding DUF6141 family protein: MTNNPPLYREVQRWRDVWWVMLLVLGLAAMQWWGFIVQIVGGVPLGDRPAPDGMILVFWFFFGLAFPLFFMWLHLLVEVRPEAITVRYRPFINRVIPLGEIAHVEARVYRPLLEFGGWGVRGWGKRVAYNVSGNTGVELTLVDGRRIMLGSRQPAELAGAIYKAWAGRH, encoded by the coding sequence ATGACCAACAATCCCCCTCTCTATCGGGAAGTCCAGCGCTGGCGCGACGTGTGGTGGGTGATGCTCCTCGTCCTGGGTTTGGCGGCCATGCAGTGGTGGGGCTTTATCGTACAAATCGTCGGGGGCGTGCCCTTGGGCGACAGGCCGGCACCGGATGGGATGATCCTGGTGTTTTGGTTCTTTTTCGGCCTGGCCTTCCCGCTTTTCTTTATGTGGCTCCACCTTCTCGTGGAAGTGCGCCCGGAGGCCATTACCGTGCGCTACCGTCCGTTTATCAACCGCGTTATCCCCCTGGGCGAGATCGCCCACGTCGAGGCGCGCGTCTATCGGCCGTTGCTGGAATTCGGCGGTTGGGGCGTGCGCGGCTGGGGCAAGCGGGTAGCCTATAACGTCAGTGGCAATACGGGCGTCGAGCTGACGCTGGTCGACGGCCGCCGCATCATGCTCGGCTCGCGCCAGCCGGCCGAACTGGCCGGCGCGATCTATAAAGCGTGGGCCGGGCGGCATTGA
- a CDS encoding MFS transporter yields MARLSDVDRDTPHSRKPGFSSNEAGFSFFVSVAPATIARPSLLGHNSRRMNEYLELLRRNPNFRNLWLGSVISQFGDWFNVIASAEIITRLTDSGTALSFLFLARFLPLFVLSPIAGILADRLDRRRLMILSDVLRGLTVLGFLLVRDAGDIWYFYLLTVVQFSLSALFTPARGAVVANVVRPDELVAANALDSLTWSTMLALGAFTGGVVAALFGAEAAFLADSASFLLSAIFIARIVLPARAADPTGAHPPGDSPQRRFAVLDGFRYLWREPFILGIALAKAGGSLVWGAINVLEITYANDLFPLPNAGRLGIEDPGTATLGLIYIVSGLGTGLGPLVMRRWLGDAPRRLVFGISLGFVIMTAGTAWLAAVGGLGSLLLATVTRTLGTGTLWVFSAALLQTIVPDHYRGRVFAFEFAALTLTQAISILAAGFMLDTAGRPIQGVMGVMALVGAGVTGLWLWFHRASRQHVAKLETIRIVN; encoded by the coding sequence ATGGCCCGCTTGTCGGACGTGGATCGGGATACCCCCCATAGCAGAAAACCCGGCTTCAGCAGCAACGAAGCCGGGTTTTCGTTTTTCGTGTCGGTCGCCCCAGCAACGATTGCCCGCCCGTCGCTTCTGGGCCACAATTCCCGGCGCATGAATGAATACCTCGAACTGCTGCGTCGCAACCCCAACTTTCGCAATCTGTGGCTGGGCAGTGTCATCTCCCAATTCGGCGACTGGTTCAACGTCATCGCCTCGGCCGAGATCATTACCCGCCTGACCGATAGCGGCACGGCCCTCAGCTTTCTCTTCCTGGCCCGCTTCCTGCCACTATTCGTCCTCAGCCCCATCGCCGGCATCCTGGCCGACCGCCTCGATCGCCGGCGCCTGATGATCCTGTCCGACGTGCTGCGCGGCCTCACGGTGCTGGGTTTCCTGCTGGTGCGCGACGCCGGCGACATCTGGTACTTCTATCTATTAACCGTCGTCCAGTTCAGCCTGAGCGCGCTCTTCACCCCGGCGCGCGGCGCGGTGGTAGCCAACGTCGTCCGCCCGGACGAACTCGTGGCCGCCAATGCCCTGGATAGCCTGACGTGGAGCACGATGCTGGCCCTGGGGGCGTTTACCGGCGGGGTCGTGGCGGCGCTCTTCGGGGCCGAGGCCGCCTTCCTGGCCGACTCAGCCTCGTTCCTGTTGTCGGCGATCTTCATTGCCCGGATCGTCTTGCCGGCGCGCGCGGCCGATCCAACCGGCGCGCATCCCCCGGGAGATAGTCCGCAACGCCGCTTCGCCGTTCTCGACGGCTTTCGCTACCTATGGCGCGAGCCGTTCATCCTGGGTATCGCTTTGGCCAAGGCCGGCGGCTCACTGGTGTGGGGGGCGATCAACGTGCTGGAGATCACCTATGCCAACGATCTCTTCCCTCTGCCCAATGCCGGGCGGTTGGGGATTGAAGATCCCGGCACGGCGACGCTGGGCCTCATCTACATCGTCAGCGGCCTGGGCACGGGGTTGGGGCCGCTGGTCATGCGCCGCTGGTTGGGCGACGCGCCGCGGCGGCTGGTCTTCGGCATCAGCCTGGGGTTCGTGATCATGACCGCCGGCACGGCCTGGCTGGCGGCGGTGGGCGGCTTAGGCTCTTTGCTGCTGGCGACTGTGACGCGCACACTGGGCACGGGCACACTGTGGGTCTTTTCGGCGGCGCTGCTGCAAACCATCGTGCCCGACCATTATCGCGGCCGGGTCTTTGCCTTTGAATTCGCCGCGTTGACCTTGACGCAGGCCATCTCGATCCTGGCCGCGGGCTTCATGCTCGATACGGCCGGCCGGCCGATTCAGGGGGTGATGGGCGTAATGGCGCTGGTCGGGGCGGGGGTGACGGGGTTGTGGTTGTGGTTCCACCGGGCGAGTCGCCAACACGTGGCGAAGCTGGAAACGATTCGCATAGTCAATTAG
- a CDS encoding SdrD B-like domain-containing protein, producing the protein MLIGAILLGFTASSTRAANPAPAQIYFLSLPADDTLDVLEAVYSGAASPVTSYTSIAVGVDGTMIYYDQWENGYVVDIANPTPAETYSGGNPGGVQIWGDGILTNGVAPGYADDLLDAGEVIVLNSVVPLPRNTSDIRFDGGDRFGSTRSVAVVRSSWAEDQDTLLSFAHEDYPTNQWGTAYTAPVGCNTSGAGVMFEYAALAIMAEEDDTPAQIDADANGSYETSTTLDKGESYLANSNPSAASGCDYIRQGAKVRSTDPAKPLQVQLLIGDIEGTYELRDVTLVPDANLSSEYYNPVGYTGIEAGTFDPGSAVMWLYNPNASTIYVRCEMGAGPTPVNRTINAGAGANVEVPDLAAANCYAMNSAFTDKAPSVKFSGIVTMDSENFGNGDSEGRVWDWSATLLPLEKLSNLTLVGLGLGRDPLSGTNPNENGNPIWVTPACSPPPTTIPPTPQPTTWFYVDWNNDGTPDLVDTDGNGVAETNSNNGLEVSRLQSVRLFKPGTGARDQNGARIYTREAANNTGAGGCDFAAAWGQDPRWATATAPGLDVGTTVLPVLPVEVSKNYELVDDADGNGAPSPGDTIRYLITITNIGLNTFNNVKVFDEIPDFTTYVANSTDKDISGNGTGPWTAIPDNTGFPLDVTGGVNVGNLDSGEYFLVRFDVTLNAITSPANDYDAVTNCAVATVADDAIEACADTVIDNMGQIGDTIWEDTDGDGIQDPGEPGIPGVTVTLDPPPGVDLGNGPGVPVTVVTDANGEYLFAGLPAGDYTVTVTPPPGMTNTGDPDGGNDSTADVTLGTNEVNLDQDFGYQPNPATGQIGDTIWEDLNGDGDQDPGEPGIPGVTVELDPPAGVDLGNGPGVPVTVVTDASGEYLFDNLPEGDYTVTVTPPAGMDNTGDPDGGNDSTADVSLGDGEVNLDQDFGYQHSGQIGDTIWNDLDGDGVQDLGEPGIPGVTVELDPPAGVDLGNGPGVPVTVVTDANGEYLFNNLPEGDYTITVTPPPGSTNTGDPDGGFDSTSDVSLDPGEVNLDQDFGYQYDGQIGDTIWEDLDGDGVQDAGEPGIPGVTVELDPPPGVDLGNGDGVPVTVVTDANGEYLFDNLPPADYTINVTPPAGMTNTGDPDGGNDSTADLTLDPGEVNLDQDFGFQPSGQIGDTIWNDLDGDGIQDAGEPGIPGVTVELDPPAGVDLGNGPGVPVTVVTDANGHYLFDNLPAGDYTVTVTPPAGATNTGDPDGGFDSTADLTLGDGESNLDQDFGYQYTGQIGDTIWEDLDGDGVQDAGEPGIPGVTVELDPPPGVDLGNGPGVPVTVVTDANGEYLFDNLPPADYTINVTPPAGMDNTGDPDGGNDSTADLTLDPGESNLDQDFGYQHSGQIGDTIWQDTDGDGVQDPGEPGIPGVTVTLDPPAGVDLGNGPGVPVTVVTDANGEYLFDNLPAGAYTVTVTPPAGMTNTGDPDGGFDSTADLTLDPGESNLDQDFGYQPTFTVCPVGADNRWTDILGVGMGSTTKHKTQAKINIPNSGDVLALYGQMVAKDTGQPKYVRFSYPGKNNFVEVHGITSPSPRTYATFWYGTDLDPAANIRARWFLQPSGTKNHIPRAFLLYPTYETGAGETYVDVSARFDAADTQVYWDVTGGWIPVQVVEIPIPASPTPATFHVKVALVDNDKDARPIYVTASAGGISQRLTPTSPNQGDQLNILEFTLANVPANTGTIVLTIASPQPFTDGLGALGGDSGSLVGATANYACID; encoded by the coding sequence TTGCTTATCGGCGCCATACTCCTCGGCTTCACCGCTTCCTCCACCCGCGCGGCCAACCCCGCGCCGGCGCAGATCTATTTCCTGTCCCTGCCGGCGGACGACACGCTGGACGTCCTGGAAGCTGTGTACAGCGGCGCCGCCTCCCCCGTAACGTCCTACACCTCGATCGCCGTCGGTGTGGACGGCACGATGATCTACTATGATCAATGGGAGAATGGCTACGTCGTCGACATCGCCAATCCGACCCCGGCCGAGACCTATAGCGGCGGCAACCCCGGCGGCGTGCAGATCTGGGGTGATGGCATCCTGACCAACGGCGTGGCCCCCGGCTATGCCGATGACCTGCTGGACGCCGGCGAGGTTATCGTGCTGAACAGCGTTGTCCCCCTGCCGCGCAACACCAGCGATATCCGTTTTGACGGCGGCGACCGGTTCGGCTCAACCCGCTCCGTGGCTGTCGTTCGTAGTTCCTGGGCCGAAGACCAGGACACCCTGCTCTCCTTTGCCCATGAGGATTATCCCACGAACCAGTGGGGCACGGCCTACACTGCGCCGGTGGGCTGCAATACCTCCGGCGCCGGTGTTATGTTCGAATACGCCGCCCTGGCGATTATGGCCGAGGAGGACGACACGCCGGCCCAAATCGACGCCGATGCCAACGGCAGTTATGAAACCTCGACCACCCTGGACAAGGGTGAGAGTTATCTGGCCAACAGCAACCCCAGCGCCGCCAGCGGCTGTGACTACATCCGCCAGGGGGCCAAGGTGCGCAGCACCGACCCCGCTAAGCCGCTCCAGGTGCAACTGTTAATCGGCGACATCGAGGGTACTTATGAACTCCGCGACGTCACCCTGGTGCCGGATGCCAATTTGTCGTCCGAGTACTACAATCCGGTGGGTTACACCGGCATCGAGGCCGGCACCTTCGATCCCGGCTCCGCGGTCATGTGGCTCTATAACCCCAACGCCTCCACGATCTATGTGCGCTGCGAGATGGGTGCCGGCCCGACCCCCGTCAATCGCACCATTAACGCCGGCGCGGGAGCCAATGTGGAAGTGCCCGATCTGGCTGCCGCCAACTGCTACGCTATGAATAGCGCCTTCACCGACAAGGCCCCGTCGGTGAAGTTCAGCGGCATCGTGACCATGGACTCCGAGAATTTTGGCAACGGCGATTCCGAGGGCCGTGTGTGGGACTGGAGCGCGACCCTGCTGCCCCTCGAGAAGCTGAGCAACCTCACGTTGGTCGGTCTGGGCCTGGGGCGCGACCCGTTGTCGGGCACCAACCCCAACGAAAACGGCAACCCGATCTGGGTCACGCCCGCCTGCTCTCCCCCCCCCACCACCATCCCCCCCACCCCCCAGCCCACCACCTGGTTCTACGTCGATTGGAACAACGACGGCACGCCCGACCTGGTTGACACGGATGGCAATGGCGTTGCCGAAACCAACAGCAACAATGGGCTGGAGGTCTCTCGGTTGCAGTCCGTGCGCCTGTTCAAGCCCGGAACCGGCGCGCGCGACCAGAACGGCGCGCGCATCTACACCCGCGAAGCGGCCAACAACACCGGCGCGGGCGGCTGCGACTTCGCCGCGGCCTGGGGCCAGGACCCGCGCTGGGCCACGGCGACCGCGCCCGGTCTGGACGTCGGCACGACAGTGTTGCCCGTTCTCCCGGTCGAAGTGAGCAAGAATTACGAACTTGTCGATGATGCCGACGGCAACGGCGCGCCCAGCCCCGGCGACACCATCCGCTATCTCATCACCATCACCAACATCGGGCTGAACACGTTCAACAACGTCAAGGTCTTCGACGAGATACCGGACTTCACCACCTACGTGGCGAACTCGACCGACAAGGACATCAGCGGCAACGGCACCGGCCCCTGGACGGCCATCCCCGACAACACCGGCTTCCCGCTGGACGTGACCGGCGGCGTGAACGTGGGCAACCTCGATTCCGGGGAGTACTTCCTGGTGCGCTTCGACGTGACGCTCAACGCCATCACCTCCCCCGCCAATGATTACGACGCCGTGACCAATTGCGCCGTAGCCACCGTGGCCGATGATGCTATCGAAGCCTGCGCCGACACCGTGATCGACAACATGGGCCAGATCGGCGACACGATCTGGGAAGATACCGACGGCGACGGCATCCAGGACCCCGGCGAGCCGGGCATCCCCGGCGTGACTGTTACGCTCGACCCGCCGCCCGGCGTTGACCTGGGCAACGGCCCCGGCGTACCCGTCACGGTCGTCACCGACGCCAACGGCGAATATCTCTTTGCCGGTCTGCCGGCCGGCGACTACACCGTGACCGTCACCCCGCCCCCCGGGATGACCAACACCGGCGACCCGGACGGCGGCAATGACAGCACGGCCGACGTGACGCTGGGCACGAACGAGGTCAACCTCGACCAGGACTTTGGCTATCAGCCGAACCCAGCCACCGGCCAGATCGGCGACACCATCTGGGAAGACCTGAATGGCGACGGCGACCAGGATCCCGGCGAGCCAGGCATCCCCGGCGTCACCGTTGAACTCGACCCGCCGGCCGGCGTTGACCTGGGCAATGGCCCCGGCGTACCCGTCACGGTCGTCACCGACGCCAGCGGCGAGTACCTGTTCGACAACCTGCCGGAGGGCGACTACACGGTTACCGTCACCCCGCCCGCGGGCATGGACAACACCGGCGACCCGGACGGCGGCAATGACAGCACGGCCGACGTGAGCCTCGGCGACGGCGAGGTGAACCTCGACCAGGACTTTGGCTACCAGCATTCCGGCCAGATCGGCGATACGATCTGGAACGACCTGGACGGCGACGGCGTACAGGATCTCGGCGAACCGGGCATCCCCGGCGTCACCGTTGAACTCGACCCGCCGGCCGGTGTTGACCTGGGCAACGGCCCCGGCGTCCCGGTCACAGTTGTCACCGACGCCAACGGCGAGTACCTGTTCAACAACCTGCCGGAAGGCGACTACACGATCACCGTCACCCCGCCTCCGGGATCGACCAACACCGGCGACCCGGACGGCGGCTTTGACAGCACGTCTGATGTAAGCCTTGACCCCGGCGAGGTGAACCTCGACCAGGACTTCGGCTACCAGTACGACGGCCAGATCGGCGACACCATCTGGGAAGACCTGGATGGCGACGGGGTACAGGATGCCGGCGAGCCGGGCATCCCCGGCGTCACGGTTGAACTCGACCCGCCGCCCGGCGTTGACCTGGGCAACGGCGACGGCGTCCCGGTCACGGTCGTCACTGATGCCAACGGCGAGTATCTGTTCGACAACTTGCCGCCCGCCGACTACACCATCAACGTCACCCCGCCCGCGGGGATGACCAACACCGGCGACCCGGACGGCGGCAATGACAGCACGGCTGACCTGACGCTCGACCCCGGCGAGGTGAACCTCGACCAGGACTTCGGCTTCCAGCCCTCCGGCCAGATCGGTGACACGATCTGGAACGACCTGGACGGTGACGGCATCCAGGATGCCGGCGAACCTGGCATCCCCGGCGTCACGGTTGAACTCGACCCGCCGGCCGGCGTAGACCTGGGCAACGGCCCCGGCGTGCCCGTCACGGTCGTCACCGACGCCAACGGCCACTATCTGTTCGACAATCTGCCGGCCGGCGACTACACCGTGACGGTCACCCCGCCCGCGGGCGCGACCAACACGGGCGACCCGGACGGCGGCTTTGACAGCACGGCCGACCTGACCCTCGGTGATGGCGAGAGCAATCTCGACCAGGACTTCGGCTACCAGTACACCGGCCAGATCGGCGACACCATCTGGGAAGACCTGGACGGCGACGGCGTGCAGGATGCCGGCGAGCCGGGCATCCCCGGCGTCACGGTTGAACTCGACCCGCCGCCCGGCGTTGACCTGGGCAACGGCCCCGGCGTGCCCGTCACGGTCGTCACCGACGCCAACGGCGAGTATCTGTTCGACAACCTGCCGCCCGCTGACTACACCATCAATGTCACCCCGCCCGCGGGCATGGACAACACCGGCGACCCGGACGGCGGCAATGACAGCACGGCCGACCTGACGCTCGACCCCGGTGAATCGAACCTCGACCAGGACTTCGGCTATCAGCATTCGGGCCAGATCGGTGATACGATTTGGCAGGACACCGACGGCGACGGCGTACAGGATCCCGGCGAGCCGGGCATCCCCGGCGTGACCGTCACGCTCGACCCGCCGGCCGGCGTGGACCTGGGCAACGGCCCCGGCGTCCCGGTCACGGTCGTCACCGACGCCAACGGCGAATACCTGTTCGACAACCTGCCGGCCGGCGCCTACACGGTCACCGTCACCCCGCCCGCCGGGATGACCAACACCGGCGACCCGGACGGCGGCTTCGATAGCACGGCCGATCTGACCCTCGACCCCGGTGAATCGAATCTCGACCAGGACTTCGGTTACCAGCCGACGTTCACGGTTTGCCCGGTCGGCGCCGACAACCGCTGGACGGACATCCTGGGTGTGGGCATGGGCAGCACGACCAAGCACAAAACGCAGGCCAAGATCAACATCCCGAACTCGGGCGACGTGCTGGCGCTCTATGGCCAGATGGTCGCCAAGGATACGGGACAGCCCAAATACGTCCGCTTCAGTTACCCGGGCAAGAACAACTTCGTGGAGGTGCATGGGATTACCAGCCCGTCGCCGCGCACGTACGCGACGTTCTGGTACGGCACTGACCTGGACCCGGCGGCTAACATCCGTGCCCGCTGGTTCCTGCAGCCGTCCGGCACCAAGAACCACATCCCGCGGGCCTTCCTGCTCTACCCGACGTATGAGACAGGGGCTGGCGAAACGTACGTGGACGTATCCGCGCGGTTCGACGCGGCCGACACCCAGGTCTACTGGGATGTTACCGGCGGTTGGATTCCGGTGCAGGTGGTGGAGATCCCCATCCCGGCCTCGCCGACTCCGGCCACGTTCCATGTGAAAGTAGCCCTGGTCGATAACGATAAGGATGCCCGGCCGATCTACGTAACGGCTTCGGCCGGTGGGATCAGCCAAAGGTTGACGCCGACCTCCCCCAACCAGGGCGATCAGCTTAACATTCTGGAGTTCACTCTGGCGAACGTTCCGGCCAACACGGGCACGATCGTCCTCACCATTGCGTCCCCGCAACCGTTTACCGACGGCCTGGGCGCTCTGGGTGGCGATTCCGGCTCGCTGGTCGGCGCGACGGCCAACTATGCCTGTATCGACTAA
- a CDS encoding glycosyltransferase family 87 protein: MRQDKTSLQPVAGEHWPSWWPVVVFLAAMAVLIFLYYRVVWGGVPGLVVALDHCRELYCDFVRQYYPTGRELLISGRPSNGYFYSSFFALLLVPLGHLDHGAAVSWWSVAQLIGVGLLLLPALNYYPRSRAAFSLYVVLLALSMPLLHNLKWGQVSSLVTGGVFAALFLYQRGRAGAAAVVLGLAVAIKYYVAVVAFYFLVRRDWRFLVVLAAAFSLFWLLIPTVVLGPEGNWSFYQTVRERVAHALATWMPEDINAQYMPSVVGRWLGTGAGRGVWRLLGYGVFLANLAAVARLIRRGIPRAAEWAVALLFLSLPFAIETSWPHYFVYLPFAQTLAWSELSNLPATERRRRWYLWLLLALSIILASMPFFQLVGRWQDYSRLGVLFVANLSLFILAHALTLRQPAAESDPPEPAALPST; this comes from the coding sequence GTGAGACAAGACAAGACATCGCTCCAGCCGGTCGCCGGCGAACATTGGCCCTCGTGGTGGCCTGTCGTGGTGTTCCTGGCGGCGATGGCCGTGCTCATCTTCCTCTATTATCGCGTGGTGTGGGGTGGCGTGCCTGGCCTGGTGGTCGCCCTCGATCATTGCCGGGAGCTTTACTGCGATTTTGTCCGCCAATATTACCCCACCGGCCGCGAACTACTCATTTCCGGCCGGCCCTCCAATGGCTATTTCTATAGCTCTTTCTTCGCCCTGCTGCTGGTTCCGTTGGGCCATCTGGATCATGGGGCGGCAGTCTCGTGGTGGTCGGTGGCGCAGCTCATCGGCGTGGGGCTGTTGCTGCTGCCGGCGCTGAATTACTATCCGCGATCGCGCGCCGCCTTCAGTCTTTACGTTGTGCTCCTGGCGCTGTCCATGCCCCTGCTCCATAACCTCAAGTGGGGACAGGTCAGCAGCCTGGTGACTGGCGGCGTATTTGCCGCGCTCTTCCTGTATCAGCGCGGCCGGGCGGGGGCGGCGGCCGTCGTGCTGGGGCTGGCCGTGGCGATCAAGTATTACGTGGCCGTCGTCGCCTTCTACTTTCTGGTCAGGCGTGATTGGCGGTTTCTGGTCGTTCTGGCGGCGGCCTTCAGCCTGTTCTGGCTACTCATTCCGACGGTTGTGCTGGGGCCAGAGGGCAATTGGAGCTTCTATCAGACGGTGCGCGAGCGCGTGGCCCACGCCCTGGCGACCTGGATGCCGGAAGATATCAACGCCCAATACATGCCCAGCGTTGTCGGCCGTTGGCTGGGCACGGGCGCGGGGCGAGGCGTCTGGCGGCTGTTGGGGTATGGGGTGTTCCTGGCCAATCTGGCGGCCGTGGCGCGGCTGATCCGGCGGGGCATCCCGCGCGCCGCCGAGTGGGCCGTGGCCCTGCTATTCCTCAGCCTGCCCTTCGCCATCGAAACGTCGTGGCCCCATTACTTCGTCTATTTGCCATTTGCCCAGACGTTGGCCTGGTCGGAACTGAGCAACCTGCCGGCGACGGAGCGGCGGCGGCGTTGGTATTTGTGGCTATTGCTGGCGCTTTCCATCATTTTGGCCTCGATGCCTTTCTTCCAGTTGGTCGGCCGCTGGCAGGATTATAGCCGCCTGGGCGTCCTCTTCGTCGCCAACCTCAGCCTGTTTATCCTGGCCCATGCCCTCACTTTGCGGCAACCGGCAGCAGAATCCGATCCTCCAGAACCGGCGGCGCTACCGTCAACCTGA